A stretch of Amycolatopsis balhimycina FH 1894 DNA encodes these proteins:
- a CDS encoding type II secretion system F family protein, protein MITAWVPLCVGAALACWPAPPNRLQAAVEQRTTVRIPEVWRVVRWLLPAAAAGLPAGAGGAIAAAVLTLAWHQERRAHHRAAADLATAAHTATALRTMVAELRSGAHPVTAAEAAAEVVPQLAGDLRAWATAARLDTEPPARALPELAAAWTLAKRHGLPMADVLNAARRDAEAALAFARRTRAKLAGPRASAAVLTGLPALCVLLGQAMGAAPLAVLTESTPGGLLLVVGSVLLWAGTAWCRALTGQVRAR, encoded by the coding sequence ATGATCACCGCATGGGTCCCGCTGTGCGTGGGCGCGGCTCTGGCGTGCTGGCCGGCGCCACCGAACCGCCTCCAAGCGGCGGTCGAGCAACGCACGACAGTCCGGATTCCCGAGGTGTGGCGCGTGGTCCGCTGGCTGCTCCCGGCGGCAGCCGCCGGACTGCCGGCGGGAGCCGGAGGCGCAATCGCCGCGGCTGTGCTGACGCTGGCGTGGCACCAGGAGCGGCGAGCCCACCACCGCGCGGCCGCCGACCTCGCGACGGCGGCGCACACCGCGACGGCGTTGCGGACGATGGTGGCCGAACTGAGGTCCGGAGCCCACCCGGTGACGGCCGCGGAAGCGGCGGCGGAAGTGGTCCCACAGCTGGCGGGCGACCTCCGGGCATGGGCAACGGCAGCCCGGCTCGACACGGAGCCGCCCGCACGGGCACTACCGGAACTGGCGGCGGCCTGGACACTGGCCAAGCGCCACGGCTTACCGATGGCCGACGTCCTGAACGCGGCCCGCCGCGACGCGGAGGCGGCCTTGGCCTTCGCCCGCCGAACACGCGCAAAACTGGCCGGCCCCCGAGCGAGCGCGGCGGTGCTCACCGGCCTCCCGGCCCTGTGCGTCCTGCTCGGCCAAGCCATGGGCGCGGCTCCGCTGGCGGTGTTGACGGAGAGCACACCGGGCGGGCTGCTGCTGGTTGTCGGAAGCGTCCTGCTGTGGGCAGGGACGGCTTGGTGCCGTGCCCTGACCGGACAGGTGCGTGCCCGATGA
- a CDS encoding TadA family conjugal transfer-associated ATPase, whose protein sequence is MTTDFVDRVRHRLAGDRRRADPVAVATAVRAEAGGALGHDAALDAARQARDEFVGAGPLAPLLDDPATTDVLVTGPDEVWTDGPAGLTRTGVRFTGEESVRRLAQRLALAAGRRLDDAQPYVDGWLPAAGPHGRIRVHAVLPPIAAGGTCLSLRVLRPATHDLATLGELGAFDTDGAKLLRNVVSRRMAFLVTGGTGAGKTTLLAALLGAVDPGERIVCVEDAGELQPAHPQFVGLVTRPANVEGAGAVGLPELVRQALRMRPDRLVVGEVRGAEVGALLTALNTGHDGGACTVHANSPAEVPARIEALAALGGLGRDAVHSQLVAAIRVVLHMRREPGGRRRLAEVGVLRAEHGRARVVPVWRGGRWTVDRHLFATSGAIAC, encoded by the coding sequence ATGACCACCGATTTCGTGGACCGCGTCCGCCACCGCCTGGCCGGCGACCGACGGCGGGCCGATCCGGTCGCCGTCGCGACCGCCGTCCGCGCCGAAGCGGGCGGTGCCCTGGGCCATGACGCGGCCCTCGACGCGGCTCGCCAAGCCCGCGACGAATTCGTCGGCGCCGGCCCGCTGGCCCCGCTCCTCGACGACCCCGCGACCACCGACGTGCTCGTCACCGGCCCGGACGAGGTCTGGACGGACGGCCCCGCGGGCCTCACCCGAACCGGTGTCCGCTTCACCGGCGAAGAGTCCGTCCGTCGCTTGGCCCAGCGCCTCGCCCTCGCGGCGGGCCGTCGTCTCGACGACGCCCAGCCGTACGTGGACGGCTGGCTGCCCGCCGCCGGCCCGCACGGCCGGATCCGCGTGCACGCCGTCCTGCCGCCGATCGCGGCCGGCGGCACCTGTTTGAGCCTTCGCGTCCTGCGCCCGGCGACGCACGACCTCGCCACGCTCGGCGAACTCGGCGCGTTCGACACGGATGGCGCGAAGCTGCTGCGGAACGTCGTTTCGCGACGGATGGCGTTTCTCGTCACCGGAGGCACGGGCGCGGGAAAGACGACGCTCCTGGCCGCGTTGCTCGGCGCGGTCGACCCGGGCGAGCGGATCGTCTGCGTCGAGGACGCCGGCGAGCTGCAGCCCGCGCACCCGCAGTTCGTCGGCCTCGTCACCCGTCCGGCCAATGTGGAGGGTGCGGGCGCGGTCGGCCTGCCCGAGCTGGTGCGCCAGGCGCTGCGCATGCGACCCGACCGGCTGGTGGTCGGCGAGGTCCGCGGCGCCGAGGTCGGCGCGCTGCTCACCGCGTTGAACACCGGCCACGACGGCGGCGCGTGCACCGTCCACGCCAATTCCCCGGCCGAGGTGCCCGCCCGCATCGAGGCATTGGCGGCACTCGGCGGCCTCGGCCGCGACGCGGTGCACAGCCAGCTCGTCGCCGCGATCCGCGTGGTGCTGCACATGCGTCGCGAACCCGGCGGACGGCGACGGCTCGCCGAAGTCGGCGTACTCCGCGCCGAACACGGCCGGGCGCGGGTCGTGCCGGTGTGGCGCGGCGGCCGGTGGACGGTCGATCGCCACCTGTTCGCGACGTCGGGGGCGATCGCGTGCTGA
- the ssd gene encoding septum site-determining protein Ssd — translation MTGERPLVVAADETVLDEILRVAAVAGCELDRAPDLTAARGHWARAPLVVLDEETARLPPTLPRRGGILLVCKGSPGPRTWEHAFRSGVERVISLPDEETELAGAFADIVETPAEQAGLVLGVVGGRGGAGASVFAATLALVADRDPGGALLVDCDPLGGGLDVLLGLEKTAGPRWPDLRLDGRVSMSSLAAALPQRRHRGGSLPVLACGRDGEGPAVESLSAVLSAGRHSGRTVVCDLPRTLGDAAAEAVARADLVVLIVPVELRACMAAKQVLRGLAELTARTGVVSCGRSKNGVSAIRTAGLLGPPLLASMLPERGLSADVERGEFPAKPAGPLASAAAEVLASARREARAASR, via the coding sequence ATGACGGGGGAACGACCGCTGGTGGTCGCCGCGGACGAAACCGTGCTCGACGAGATACTGCGCGTGGCCGCGGTCGCGGGCTGCGAGCTCGACCGCGCACCGGACCTGACCGCGGCGCGCGGGCACTGGGCCCGCGCGCCACTGGTGGTCCTCGACGAAGAAACCGCGCGGCTGCCACCCACCTTGCCCCGGCGCGGCGGGATCCTCCTGGTCTGCAAGGGCAGCCCGGGCCCGCGGACGTGGGAGCACGCGTTCCGCAGCGGCGTAGAGCGCGTGATCTCGTTGCCCGACGAGGAGACCGAGCTCGCCGGCGCGTTCGCCGACATCGTCGAGACACCGGCGGAGCAAGCCGGGTTGGTGCTCGGCGTGGTCGGCGGCCGGGGTGGCGCGGGCGCGTCCGTCTTCGCCGCGACGCTGGCGCTGGTGGCCGACCGCGATCCGGGCGGTGCCCTGCTGGTGGACTGCGATCCGCTCGGCGGCGGCCTGGATGTGCTGCTGGGCTTGGAAAAGACGGCCGGACCGCGCTGGCCGGACCTGCGGCTGGACGGCCGGGTGTCGATGTCGTCGCTGGCGGCGGCTCTCCCGCAACGAAGACATCGCGGCGGCAGCCTGCCGGTGCTGGCGTGCGGCCGCGATGGCGAGGGCCCGGCGGTCGAGTCGCTGTCGGCGGTTCTCTCCGCGGGCCGTCACTCGGGCCGCACGGTGGTGTGCGACCTCCCCCGGACACTCGGCGACGCGGCGGCGGAAGCGGTGGCGCGAGCCGACCTGGTGGTGCTGATCGTGCCGGTGGAGCTGCGCGCGTGCATGGCGGCGAAGCAGGTCTTGCGCGGGCTCGCCGAACTGACGGCCCGCACCGGCGTGGTCTCTTGTGGACGGTCCAAGAACGGCGTCTCGGCCATCCGGACGGCCGGCCTCCTCGGGCCGCCCCTGCTGGCCTCGATGCTCCCGGAGCGCGGCCTGTCCGCCGACGTGGAGCGCGGCGAGTTCCCGGCCAAACCGGCGGGCCCGCTGGCCTCGGCGGCGGCGGAAGTGCTGGCGTCGGCCCGCCGCGAAGCCCGGGCGGCGTCCCGATGA
- a CDS encoding HAD family hydrolase, producing MAEPSSAPSRIRKPGPEHAVAAFFDLDKTIIASSSALAFSRPLLKEGLINRRAALRSAYAQLVFSLAGADENKTERLRAEVSALCAGWDVAQVSAIVRETLHDVVDPLVYAEAAELIARHHADGHDVIVLSATGEEVVAPVAEMLGATRSVATRMQIVDGRYSGQVDFYCYGANKAVAAKQLAATHGYDLAECFAYTDSSTDIPLLEVVGHPHAVNPDKLLRREALERGWPILAFDRPMSLRTRLPTRSAGMVALGVGAVAAGATWYGISRRRRSR from the coding sequence GTGGCCGAACCGAGCAGCGCGCCGTCGCGCATCCGGAAGCCGGGCCCGGAGCACGCGGTGGCCGCGTTCTTCGACCTGGACAAGACGATCATCGCTTCGTCGAGCGCACTGGCGTTCAGCAGACCATTGCTCAAAGAGGGATTGATCAACCGTCGCGCCGCGTTGCGCAGCGCCTACGCGCAGCTGGTGTTCTCGCTCGCCGGCGCCGACGAAAACAAGACCGAACGGCTGCGCGCCGAGGTTTCCGCGCTCTGCGCGGGCTGGGACGTCGCCCAGGTTTCGGCGATCGTCCGCGAAACCCTGCACGACGTCGTCGACCCCCTCGTGTACGCGGAGGCGGCGGAGCTGATCGCGCGTCACCACGCGGACGGGCACGACGTGATCGTGCTGTCGGCGACCGGCGAGGAGGTCGTCGCGCCGGTGGCGGAGATGCTCGGCGCGACCCGGAGCGTGGCGACACGGATGCAGATCGTCGACGGCCGCTACTCGGGCCAGGTCGACTTCTACTGCTACGGCGCCAACAAGGCCGTCGCCGCGAAGCAGCTCGCTGCGACCCACGGTTACGACCTCGCCGAGTGCTTCGCCTACACCGACTCGAGCACCGACATCCCGCTGCTCGAGGTCGTCGGGCACCCGCACGCGGTCAACCCGGACAAGCTCCTGCGGCGCGAAGCCCTCGAACGCGGCTGGCCGATCCTGGCCTTCGACCGGCCCATGTCGCTGCGGACCCGGCTCCCGACGCGGTCGGCGGGGATGGTGGCGCTCGGTGTCGGCGCGGTGGCCGCCGGGGCGACCTGGTACGGCATCAGCCGTCGCCGTCGGTCCCGATAA
- a CDS encoding glycoside hydrolase family 3 protein gives MLALTGVGVATAASAPRVSADAQAEAAATQALRGLTLEQKVGQLFVTWVNGKSADEVNAKNQADFGVGTPAQVIEKYHLGGVIYFNNDTRDNFDDPVQVAKLSNGLQKAAVTSGAHIPLQIAADQEGGTVTRMGAPATEFPNAMAISAGRDTSRATKAATILGHELRAVGINQDFAPDSDVNSNPVNPVIGVRSFSGQPGLASDFVTAEVKGFQKTVAATAKHFPGHGAAPTDSHTGLPRIDSTEAYWRANDVPPFKAAIAAGIDSIMTAHIQFPSLDPSLEPATLSKPIVTGRLRDELGYNGVVITDSLEMEGVRKLHSDAEIPVLALKAGVDQLLMPVHLDVAINSVLDAVRSGEIPMRRIDQSVLRVLKLKFKRGILFSPFADAGKVMKTVGIPASLKTAQDIADRGITAIANDAGLLPLKQKPATALVTGWGVSTTASLAQKLTAHGTAATAYPTGQAPTDAQIAQAVANAKNTDLVVVLTNNIAALPLQTKLLEALQATGKPVVAVAAQIPYDAGFPTTVKTWLATYGYIGPTLEALAKVILGETKPVGKLPVDIPAGADVHTVKYPFGHGLTW, from the coding sequence GTGCTTGCCCTCACCGGTGTGGGTGTCGCGACCGCCGCGAGCGCGCCGCGCGTGAGCGCGGACGCCCAGGCCGAGGCCGCGGCGACCCAGGCGCTGCGCGGGCTGACGCTCGAGCAGAAGGTCGGGCAGCTGTTCGTCACCTGGGTCAACGGCAAGTCGGCCGACGAGGTCAACGCGAAGAACCAGGCGGACTTCGGCGTCGGCACCCCGGCGCAGGTGATCGAGAAGTACCACCTGGGCGGGGTCATCTACTTCAACAACGACACGCGCGACAACTTCGACGACCCCGTCCAGGTCGCGAAGCTGTCCAACGGCCTCCAGAAAGCCGCCGTGACGAGCGGGGCGCACATCCCGCTGCAGATCGCGGCCGACCAGGAGGGCGGCACGGTGACCCGGATGGGCGCGCCGGCCACCGAGTTCCCGAACGCGATGGCGATCTCGGCCGGGCGCGACACCAGCCGCGCGACGAAGGCCGCGACGATCCTCGGCCACGAGCTGCGCGCCGTCGGCATCAACCAGGACTTCGCGCCCGACTCGGACGTCAACTCCAACCCCGTCAACCCGGTCATCGGCGTCCGGTCCTTCTCCGGGCAGCCGGGCCTGGCCAGTGACTTCGTCACCGCGGAGGTCAAAGGGTTCCAGAAGACCGTGGCGGCGACCGCCAAGCACTTCCCCGGCCACGGCGCCGCGCCGACCGACAGCCACACCGGGCTGCCGCGGATCGACAGCACCGAGGCCTACTGGCGGGCCAACGACGTGCCGCCGTTCAAGGCCGCGATCGCGGCCGGCATCGACTCGATCATGACCGCGCACATCCAGTTCCCCAGCCTCGACCCGTCGCTGGAACCGGCGACGCTGTCGAAGCCGATCGTCACCGGCAGGCTGCGCGACGAGCTGGGCTACAACGGCGTCGTGATCACCGATTCGCTCGAGATGGAGGGCGTGCGCAAGCTGCACAGCGACGCCGAAATCCCGGTGCTCGCGCTGAAGGCCGGCGTCGACCAGCTGCTCATGCCGGTGCACCTCGACGTCGCGATCAACTCCGTGCTCGACGCCGTGCGGTCGGGAGAGATCCCGATGCGGCGGATCGACCAGAGCGTGCTGCGGGTGCTGAAGCTGAAGTTCAAGCGCGGCATCCTGTTCTCGCCGTTCGCCGACGCCGGCAAAGTCATGAAGACCGTCGGCATCCCGGCAAGCCTCAAGACGGCCCAGGACATCGCCGACCGCGGCATCACGGCCATCGCGAACGACGCCGGCCTCCTGCCGCTCAAGCAGAAGCCCGCGACGGCGCTCGTCACCGGCTGGGGCGTCTCGACGACGGCGTCCCTCGCTCAGAAGCTGACCGCCCACGGCACGGCCGCGACGGCGTACCCGACCGGTCAGGCCCCGACGGACGCGCAGATCGCGCAGGCGGTCGCCAACGCCAAGAACACCGACCTCGTCGTCGTGCTGACCAACAACATCGCCGCCTTACCCCTCCAGACCAAGCTCCTGGAAGCCCTGCAGGCCACCGGAAAACCGGTCGTCGCCGTCGCCGCCCAGATCCCGTACGACGCGGGCTTCCCGACCACGGTGAAGACCTGGCTGGCCACCTACGGTTACATCGGGCCGACCCTGGAGGCGCTGGCCAAGGTCATCCTCGGCGAGACGAAACCGGTCGGGAAGCTGCCGGTCGACATCCCGGCGGGCGCCGACGTGCACACCGTGAAGTACCCATTCGGCCACGGGCTGACGTGGTGA
- a CDS encoding exo-beta-N-acetylmuramidase NamZ family protein — MNLDRRHFLGAGALAVPMLAGGSAVAGAQPEQAGRPEQAQNHGRVLTGAEQLAAQGWQAFKGRKLGVLSNPTGVLLNGDHIVDSMVAAGVKPVAAFGPEHGFRGSAQAGGSEGDYTDPRTGVPVYDAYGVDATKLASLFTKAGVDTVVFDIADVGARFYTYIWSLYTAMVAAARTQAAFVVLDRPNPLGGRAAGPVLDPKFASGIGRKPIAQQHGMTVGELARFFAEEFLPGEGVQLQKLDVVQVRGWQRDTLFARTGLNWVLPSPNMPTPDTALVYPGTGMFEGTVFSEGRGTTRPFEIIGAPGLDWRWREKLEDLALPGARFRETYFVPTFGKFVNQTCGGVQVSVDDPRAFDAIRTAVAMLVTAKALHPDLFAWRPDTYIDKLSGSDRLRTMVDAGAGVDEVTGAWRAELAEFDRKRRRYLLYR, encoded by the coding sequence GTGAACCTCGACCGCCGGCACTTCCTCGGCGCGGGCGCGCTCGCCGTTCCGATGCTGGCGGGCGGCTCCGCCGTCGCCGGAGCCCAGCCCGAGCAGGCCGGCCGGCCCGAGCAGGCACAGAACCACGGCCGCGTCCTCACCGGCGCGGAGCAACTGGCGGCGCAGGGCTGGCAAGCTTTCAAGGGCCGCAAACTGGGCGTGCTGTCGAACCCGACCGGCGTCCTGCTGAACGGTGACCACATCGTCGACTCGATGGTCGCGGCCGGGGTGAAACCGGTCGCGGCCTTCGGCCCCGAGCACGGCTTCCGCGGCAGCGCGCAGGCCGGCGGCTCCGAGGGCGACTACACCGACCCACGCACCGGCGTGCCGGTATACGACGCGTACGGCGTCGACGCGACGAAGCTCGCTTCGCTGTTCACCAAGGCGGGCGTCGACACCGTCGTGTTCGACATCGCGGACGTCGGCGCGCGCTTCTACACCTACATCTGGTCGCTCTACACCGCCATGGTGGCCGCGGCCAGGACCCAGGCGGCCTTCGTCGTGCTCGACCGCCCGAACCCGCTCGGCGGCCGGGCGGCCGGGCCGGTGCTCGACCCGAAGTTCGCGTCCGGGATCGGGCGGAAGCCGATCGCGCAGCAACACGGCATGACCGTCGGCGAGCTCGCCCGCTTCTTCGCTGAAGAATTCCTCCCCGGCGAAGGCGTGCAGCTCCAGAAGCTCGACGTCGTCCAGGTACGCGGTTGGCAGCGCGACACGCTCTTCGCGCGGACCGGCCTGAACTGGGTCCTGCCGAGCCCGAACATGCCGACGCCGGACACGGCGCTCGTCTACCCGGGCACCGGGATGTTCGAAGGCACGGTGTTCTCCGAGGGCCGGGGCACCACCCGGCCGTTCGAGATCATCGGCGCGCCCGGGCTCGACTGGCGCTGGCGAGAAAAGCTCGAAGACCTCGCGCTGCCCGGGGCGAGGTTCCGCGAGACCTACTTCGTGCCGACGTTCGGCAAGTTCGTCAACCAGACCTGCGGCGGGGTGCAGGTGAGCGTCGACGACCCGCGGGCCTTCGACGCGATCCGGACCGCGGTCGCCATGCTCGTCACGGCGAAGGCCCTGCACCCGGACCTCTTCGCCTGGCGTCCCGACACCTACATCGACAAGCTCTCCGGGTCCGATCGCCTGCGGACCATGGTCGACGCCGGTGCGGGCGTCGACGAGGTCACCGGCGCCTGGCGGGCCGAGCTGGCCGAGTTCGACCGGAAACGTCGCCGCTACCTGCTCTACCGCTGA